A single region of the Aeromicrobium chenweiae genome encodes:
- a CDS encoding DEAD/DEAH box helicase, protein MPEIADALVDVGIIEAFPIQEMTLGVALMGTDLIGQARTGTGKTLAFGIPVIQRTVAPHDPDYDQVVAGKPQALIVAPTRELAIQVASDIAVASKRRGTRNLTIYGGVPYESQLDALESGVDIVVGTPGRLLDLANRGALDLSHVKSLVLDEADEMLDLGFLPDVESLLAKTPETRQTMLFSATMPGAIVGLARKHMRHPMNIRAESGDDDSQMVPATAQFVWQAHDMDKPEIVGRILQADDVGRVIIFTRTKRTAQRVADELIDRGFPASPLHGDMAQPAREKALTRFREGKIDILVATDVAARGIDVAGITHVINYNCPEDDKTYVHRIGRTGRAGASGIAVTFVDWADITRWKLINKALGLPFDEPEETYSTSDHLFHDLGIDRNVKGRLKPAAPREPKKDDDRGGRGRSGGGGRGGDRGGRPDRGSGGGEKQTESSSSGEGATRTPRKRNRSRTRSRGGDPVAKSE, encoded by the coding sequence ATGCCCGAGATCGCCGACGCACTCGTTGACGTCGGCATCATCGAAGCCTTTCCCATCCAGGAGATGACGCTCGGCGTCGCCCTCATGGGCACCGACCTCATCGGCCAGGCGCGCACCGGAACGGGCAAGACGCTGGCGTTCGGCATCCCCGTCATCCAGCGCACCGTCGCCCCGCACGACCCCGACTACGACCAGGTCGTCGCCGGCAAGCCCCAGGCGCTCATCGTCGCACCCACCCGTGAGCTCGCGATCCAGGTCGCCAGCGACATCGCGGTCGCGTCGAAGCGTCGCGGCACCCGCAACCTCACGATCTACGGCGGCGTTCCCTACGAGTCGCAGCTCGACGCGCTGGAGTCCGGCGTCGACATCGTCGTCGGCACGCCGGGACGTCTGCTCGACCTCGCCAACCGTGGCGCGCTCGATCTGTCCCACGTGAAGTCGCTCGTGCTCGACGAGGCCGACGAGATGCTCGACCTGGGCTTCCTGCCCGACGTCGAGTCGCTCCTGGCCAAGACGCCCGAGACGCGGCAGACGATGCTGTTCTCGGCGACCATGCCCGGCGCGATCGTCGGCCTGGCGCGCAAGCACATGCGCCACCCGATGAACATCCGCGCCGAGTCCGGTGACGACGACAGCCAGATGGTGCCGGCCACGGCGCAGTTCGTCTGGCAGGCGCACGACATGGACAAGCCCGAGATCGTGGGTCGCATCCTGCAGGCCGACGACGTGGGCCGCGTCATCATCTTCACGCGTACCAAGCGCACGGCGCAGCGCGTGGCCGACGAGCTCATCGACCGCGGCTTCCCCGCCTCGCCCCTGCACGGCGACATGGCGCAGCCGGCCCGCGAGAAGGCGCTGACCCGCTTCCGCGAGGGCAAGATCGACATCCTCGTCGCGACCGACGTCGCCGCCCGCGGCATCGACGTCGCCGGCATCACGCACGTCATCAACTACAACTGCCCCGAGGACGACAAGACGTACGTCCACCGGATCGGTCGCACCGGCCGCGCCGGCGCGTCGGGCATCGCCGTGACGTTCGTCGACTGGGCCGACATCACGCGATGGAAGCTCATCAACAAGGCGCTGGGCCTGCCGTTCGACGAGCCGGAGGAGACCTACTCCACGTCGGACCACCTGTTCCACGACCTCGGCATCGACCGCAACGTCAAGGGCCGCCTCAAGCCCGCGGCACCGCGCGAGCCCAAGAAGGACGACGACCGTGGCGGCCGTGGCCGCAGCGGCGGCGGTGGCCGTGGTGGCGACCGCGGCGGGCGCCCCGACCGTGGCTCCGGCGGCGGCGAGAAGCAGACCGAGTCCTCGTCGTCCGGCGAGGGCGCGACCCGCACCCCGCGCAAGCGCAACCGCAGCCGTACGCGTTCGCGTGGCGGCGACCCGGTCGCCAAGTCCGAGTAG
- a CDS encoding L,D-transpeptidase, producing the protein MSKHRAPRLAARRGRAGALALALGVTIAVGGAAVGVLPQVSAGQASAQQAPRSTPTPSAIETAALDVFTTAGSTSTKARTGASHEAVQAGGRTATASATADPAPPAGSGQGRRIVFDQGDQRVWLIKGDGEVERTYRVSGSKFENLKPGSYEVQSKTRHATAYDASGTMEYFVRFATGFSEPIGFHSVPRDNSGKLEQTKAQLGQRLSAGCVRQWQPDAIALWDFAPVGTKVVVTR; encoded by the coding sequence GTGTCCAAGCATCGTGCTCCTCGACTCGCGGCCCGTCGCGGTCGCGCCGGCGCACTCGCTCTCGCCCTCGGCGTCACGATCGCCGTGGGCGGTGCGGCCGTCGGCGTGCTGCCGCAGGTGTCCGCCGGCCAGGCGTCCGCGCAGCAGGCCCCTCGGTCGACGCCGACCCCCTCGGCGATCGAGACCGCTGCGCTCGACGTCTTCACGACGGCCGGGTCCACGTCGACGAAGGCCCGGACCGGCGCATCGCACGAGGCCGTGCAGGCCGGCGGCCGGACGGCGACGGCCAGCGCCACGGCCGATCCCGCCCCGCCGGCGGGGTCCGGCCAGGGTCGCCGCATCGTGTTCGACCAGGGCGACCAGCGGGTCTGGCTGATCAAGGGCGACGGAGAGGTCGAGCGGACGTACCGCGTCTCGGGCAGCAAGTTCGAGAACCTCAAGCCCGGCTCGTACGAGGTGCAGTCCAAGACCCGTCACGCCACGGCGTACGACGCCAGCGGCACGATGGAGTACTTCGTCCGCTTCGCGACCGGCTTCAGCGAGCCGATCGGATTCCACTCGGTGCCCCGCGACAACAGCGGGAAGCTCGAGCAGACCAAGGCCCAGCTGGGGCAGCGTCTGTCGGCCGGCTGCGTCCGGCAGTGGCAGCCCGACGCGATCGCGTTGTGGGACTTCGCCCCCGTCGGCACCAAGGTCGTCGTCACCCGCTGA
- a CDS encoding ParA family protein produces the protein MTTIAVANQKGGVAKTTTVVSLGAALAELKQRVLLVDVDPQGSLTFSLGIDPEDLDVTVAEVLLGTKQADDAIVITDDGMHLLPANITLTQAEESLLGRTGREQRLRVALDKVADDYDWIVIDCPPTLGVLTVGALSAAHQVLIPLQAETLSHRGVGQLLDTIHDVRQFINPSLHILGVLPTMYDGRTKHAQNVLAAIEETYGLPVVLPAIPKTIKFAEAPAIGRSVLSTARNHKGAQAYRDVAAGLLSSGPTKATTGT, from the coding sequence GTGACGACGATCGCAGTGGCGAACCAGAAGGGTGGCGTCGCGAAGACGACCACCGTCGTGTCCCTCGGTGCCGCGCTCGCCGAGCTCAAGCAGCGCGTCCTGCTCGTCGACGTCGACCCCCAGGGCAGCCTCACGTTCTCGCTGGGGATCGACCCGGAGGACCTCGACGTGACCGTCGCGGAGGTCCTGCTCGGCACCAAGCAGGCCGACGACGCGATCGTGATCACCGACGACGGGATGCACCTGCTGCCGGCGAACATCACGCTGACCCAGGCCGAGGAGAGCCTGCTGGGCCGCACCGGACGGGAGCAGCGCCTCCGGGTCGCGCTCGACAAGGTCGCCGACGACTACGACTGGATCGTCATCGACTGCCCGCCGACCCTCGGCGTCCTCACGGTCGGGGCCCTCTCGGCGGCCCACCAGGTGCTGATCCCGCTGCAGGCCGAGACGCTGTCGCACCGCGGCGTCGGGCAGCTGCTCGACACGATCCACGACGTGCGGCAGTTCATCAACCCGAGCCTGCACATCCTCGGCGTGCTGCCCACGATGTACGACGGGCGCACCAAGCACGCCCAGAACGTCCTGGCCGCGATCGAGGAGACGTACGGCCTGCCGGTCGTGCTCCCCGCGATCCCCAAGACGATCAAGTTCGCCGAAGCACCCGCCATCGGCCGGTCCGTGCTGTCGACCGCACGCAACCACAAGGGCGCCCAGGCGTACCGCGACGTGGCCGCAGGCCTGCTGTCGTCCGGCCCGACAAAGGCCACGACCGGCACCTGA
- a CDS encoding SDR family NAD(P)-dependent oxidoreductase: MTRRALVTGATSGIGNAFAKELARRGNDLVIVARTTDKLEAIAAELRSKHGVEVDVVTADLATSEGMQAASNALTDTTRPVDLLVNNAGASLAGWFGTTDIADEDYQLDLLVRAPMHLMDAAIKTMAGRGGGKIINVSSVAAFTPRGVYSAHKAWLLNLSRWADIHYDDVNITVQALCPGFVRTEFHPRGQMDVSSVPRWMWLKADTVVAASLRDLDRDKSVSIPTFRYKVLAGLAQYMPKTLVTRIARRGR; the protein is encoded by the coding sequence ATGACACGTCGTGCGCTGGTCACCGGGGCAACATCAGGGATCGGCAACGCCTTCGCCAAGGAGCTGGCGAGGCGAGGGAACGACCTCGTGATCGTGGCCCGGACGACGGACAAGCTCGAGGCGATCGCGGCCGAGCTGCGCAGCAAGCACGGCGTCGAGGTCGACGTCGTCACGGCCGATCTCGCGACGTCCGAAGGGATGCAGGCGGCCTCCAACGCGCTGACCGACACGACCCGCCCGGTCGACCTCCTCGTCAACAACGCGGGAGCCTCGCTCGCCGGCTGGTTCGGCACGACGGACATCGCCGACGAGGACTACCAGCTCGACCTGCTGGTGCGGGCCCCCATGCATCTCATGGACGCCGCGATCAAGACGATGGCCGGCCGGGGCGGCGGCAAGATCATCAACGTCAGCAGCGTCGCGGCATTCACCCCGCGAGGCGTCTACTCCGCCCACAAGGCGTGGCTGCTCAACCTGTCGAGGTGGGCCGACATCCACTACGACGACGTCAACATCACCGTGCAGGCACTGTGTCCCGGCTTCGTCCGCACCGAGTTCCATCCCCGCGGCCAGATGGACGTGTCCAGCGTCCCCCGGTGGATGTGGCTGAAGGCCGACACGGTCGTCGCGGCCTCGTTGCGCGACCTCGACCGGGACAAGTCGGTGTCGATCCCGACGTTCCGCTACAAGGTCCTCGCGGGCCTCGCGCAGTACATGCCCAAGACCCTGGTCACCCGCATCGCCCGGCGCGGCCGATGA
- a CDS encoding alpha/beta fold hydrolase, which translates to MSVPRTLELPAGVRSAVVAGLDGDVATLTASATGPRRGHVLLVPGWTGSKEDFTPLLPLLADAGYDVMAYDQAGQYESAPAADYSLERYAANALHLSRSASPDGSHVLGHSFGGLVAQQAALLGMADLRSLSLLCTGPGALGEDARRPLRKLVAAIGQVPLLRLHEIREQGVKRPAQITSFLAKRFTSNDPRSLRAMTQLLIDAPDVVEQVVATGLPVWVGRGADDDAWPHDVQADMARRLRTEVHVVPDSAHSPAVENPAALVDLWLPFLKEHS; encoded by the coding sequence ATGAGCGTCCCCCGCACGCTGGAGCTGCCTGCCGGCGTGCGCAGCGCCGTGGTCGCAGGCCTCGACGGCGACGTCGCGACGCTGACCGCCTCCGCCACGGGCCCACGCCGTGGGCACGTGCTCCTCGTCCCCGGCTGGACCGGCAGCAAGGAGGACTTCACCCCGTTGCTGCCGCTGCTGGCGGACGCCGGCTACGACGTGATGGCGTACGACCAGGCCGGCCAGTACGAGAGCGCCCCGGCCGCGGACTACTCCCTCGAGCGCTACGCCGCGAACGCCCTGCACCTCAGCCGGTCGGCGAGCCCGGACGGCAGCCACGTGCTGGGCCACTCGTTCGGTGGCCTCGTCGCCCAGCAGGCCGCTCTCCTCGGGATGGCGGACCTCCGCAGCCTGAGCCTGCTCTGCACGGGTCCCGGCGCCCTCGGCGAGGACGCTCGACGCCCGCTGAGGAAGCTCGTCGCGGCGATCGGGCAGGTGCCGCTGCTGAGGCTGCACGAGATCCGCGAGCAGGGCGTCAAGCGTCCCGCCCAGATCACCTCGTTCCTGGCCAAGCGGTTCACCTCCAACGACCCGCGGTCGCTCCGCGCCATGACCCAGCTGCTCATCGACGCCCCCGACGTCGTCGAGCAGGTCGTGGCCACCGGCCTGCCCGTCTGGGTGGGCCGCGGGGCCGACGACGACGCCTGGCCGCACGACGTCCAGGCCGACATGGCCCGACGACTCCGGACCGAGGTCCACGTCGTCCCCGACTCGGCGCACTCCCCTGCCGTCGAGAACCCTGCAGCCCTGGTCGACCTGTGGCTGCCGTTCCTGAAGGAGCACAGCTGA
- a CDS encoding sulfite oxidase-like oxidoreductase, whose amino-acid sequence MAITRGFTGRPRRGGNDRLPPGQYDTGAGWPVLTAELTPQIDVDEWTMTIDGLVDQPTTWDWRGIHALPSDSYFGDIHCVTTWSKFDTTFSGVSLDSLLEVTGVRPEATHVFATSTTGYTTNLPLADITDGKAWIVWDFDGKPLTPEHGGPVRLLVPHLYFWKSAKWITRIELRDHDEQGFWERNGYHDRGDPWLEQRYQGDA is encoded by the coding sequence ATGGCCATCACCCGTGGATTCACCGGACGCCCCCGCCGCGGGGGCAATGACCGCCTGCCGCCGGGGCAGTACGACACCGGCGCCGGCTGGCCGGTCCTGACCGCAGAGCTCACCCCGCAGATCGACGTCGACGAGTGGACGATGACGATCGACGGCCTGGTCGACCAGCCGACGACCTGGGACTGGCGCGGCATCCATGCGCTGCCGAGCGACTCGTACTTCGGCGACATCCACTGCGTCACGACGTGGTCGAAGTTCGACACGACGTTCTCCGGCGTCAGCCTCGACTCGCTGCTGGAGGTCACGGGGGTCAGGCCGGAGGCCACGCACGTGTTCGCGACCTCCACGACGGGCTACACGACCAACCTGCCGCTCGCGGACATCACGGACGGCAAGGCGTGGATCGTGTGGGACTTCGACGGCAAGCCGCTGACGCCCGAGCACGGCGGCCCGGTGCGCCTCCTCGTGCCGCACCTGTACTTCTGGAAGTCCGCGAAGTGGATCACCCGGATCGAGCTGCGTGACCACGACGAGCAGGGCTTCTGGGAGCGCAACGGCTACCACGACCGTGGCGACCCGTGGCTCGAGCAGCGCTACCAGGGCGACGCATGA
- a CDS encoding FAD-binding oxidoreductase produces the protein MTEVEPSPVASSWTTAVVREVERFGDTYVKLRLDVANRTPHVPGQHYVVRLRAPDGYTAQRSYSIASDPEDPLVELMVECLPRGEVSSFLHDVVEVGDELEVRGPIGRWFVWGGTTPSLCVAGGSGIVPFVSMLRFARRTGTEPLLRIAASAQTRARLPYIDELEEYGAFIALTRENHVQTNGTERVAAHIYPDEIVPLADGIERAYVCGSVGFVSFVGRILGEAGVRSDTVRVEQFGPTS, from the coding sequence ATGACGGAGGTTGAGCCCTCCCCTGTCGCGAGCTCGTGGACGACGGCCGTCGTGCGGGAGGTCGAGCGCTTCGGCGACACGTACGTGAAGCTGCGCCTCGACGTGGCGAACCGGACGCCGCACGTGCCCGGGCAGCACTACGTGGTCCGCCTGCGGGCACCCGATGGCTACACGGCCCAGCGGTCCTACTCGATCGCGTCCGACCCCGAGGACCCGCTCGTCGAGCTCATGGTCGAGTGCCTCCCCCGCGGTGAGGTGTCCTCGTTCCTGCACGACGTGGTCGAGGTGGGTGACGAGCTGGAGGTCCGCGGCCCGATCGGGCGCTGGTTCGTGTGGGGCGGCACCACGCCGTCGCTGTGCGTGGCCGGCGGCTCCGGCATCGTGCCGTTCGTGTCGATGCTGAGGTTCGCCCGCCGCACCGGCACCGAGCCCCTGCTCCGCATCGCCGCGTCGGCCCAGACCCGCGCCCGGCTGCCGTACATCGACGAGCTCGAGGAGTACGGCGCGTTCATCGCCCTCACCCGGGAGAACCACGTGCAGACGAACGGCACCGAACGCGTCGCGGCACACATCTACCCCGACGAGATCGTGCCGCTGGCCGACGGCATCGAACGCGCCTACGTGTGCGGGTCGGTCGGCTTCGTCAGCTTCGTCGGACGCATCCTCGGCGAGGCGGGCGTCCGCAGCGACACGGTCCGCGTCGAGCAGTTCGGCCCCACGAGCTGA
- a CDS encoding M14 family metallopeptidase: MSNDHVRPTRAARPPRRGRLAAVAGLGALTLVATALATTQASAAPDEPLVGSSRDQTGKVQVVHVEAPTPAARTKVSKLGLDMTEHGDATGVEVVLHGSKDAARLRGAGFDWKVTIPDLQARMEANQAKDRRYDAATAQSPLPSGRTAYRNLDDYNREMSRLAQRYPNLVKPLTLRNRSIEGRPVRGIEITTNARQVNDGKPAFLMLGAHHAREWPSAEHAMEFAYDLVENYRTDARTRRIVQRSRTIVVPVVNVDGFVVSRTAAPLGDFSAFDYEMKRKNCSISVQTPADRRGGTCADNPAGRLRGTDLNRNYPGFWGGAGASALWSSDTFRGDGPGSEPEVDNIRRLVSERQVTNLITNHTYGNLVLRPPSIRSTGLSPDEPAYRALGEDMTDANGYANWASFQLYDTSGSTEDWSYWNTGGLGFTFEIGPDEFHPPFQQGVVNEYLGLAPSAGAGYGGNREAYYVMAEATVNAGLHSTIVGSTRPNRKLTVSKSFITATSPVIQTDGSTGAPRYYRDNLASSYETKGGQFRWAVNPSTRPLVVGRYGRDPQGPPQPSQALVNPAGTPAEGTYETATFTVAGQPSYDNGTATVVIDWPDAQVDWDVEIFDSRGRPVASAATLADPEQAVLIDPAPGTYTVRLINYGGGATSDWTGRVDYASPTPGTYSGLKEAWNLTCSNRNGRVLSTREVVVDRGETVRVGDPCTRKGR; this comes from the coding sequence ATGTCCAACGACCACGTCCGTCCCACCCGCGCCGCACGACCCCCGCGTCGGGGACGTCTTGCCGCCGTCGCCGGGCTCGGTGCCCTGACCCTGGTCGCGACAGCGCTCGCGACCACCCAGGCGAGCGCCGCGCCGGACGAACCGCTCGTCGGTTCCAGCCGCGACCAGACCGGCAAGGTCCAGGTCGTCCACGTCGAGGCACCCACTCCGGCGGCACGGACCAAGGTCAGCAAGCTCGGGCTGGACATGACCGAGCACGGCGACGCCACCGGTGTCGAGGTCGTGCTGCACGGCAGCAAGGACGCCGCCCGGCTCCGCGGTGCCGGCTTCGACTGGAAGGTGACGATCCCCGACCTGCAGGCACGGATGGAGGCCAACCAGGCCAAGGACCGGCGCTACGACGCGGCGACCGCGCAGTCGCCGCTCCCGAGCGGCCGCACCGCCTACCGCAACCTCGATGACTACAACCGCGAGATGAGCCGGCTGGCCCAGCGCTACCCCAACCTGGTGAAGCCGCTGACCCTGCGCAACCGCTCGATCGAGGGCCGCCCGGTCCGCGGCATCGAGATCACCACCAACGCCCGTCAGGTCAACGACGGCAAGCCGGCCTTCTTGATGCTCGGTGCCCACCACGCGCGGGAGTGGCCCTCCGCGGAGCACGCGATGGAGTTCGCCTATGACCTGGTCGAGAACTACCGCACCGACGCGCGCACCCGTCGCATCGTCCAGCGCTCGCGGACCATCGTCGTGCCGGTCGTCAACGTCGACGGCTTCGTCGTCTCCCGAACTGCCGCACCCCTGGGCGACTTCAGCGCGTTCGACTACGAGATGAAGCGCAAGAACTGCTCGATCTCGGTGCAGACGCCGGCGGACCGTCGCGGTGGCACCTGTGCCGACAACCCCGCCGGGCGGCTGCGCGGCACCGACCTCAACCGCAACTACCCCGGTTTCTGGGGTGGCGCCGGCGCGAGCGCGCTGTGGTCCTCCGACACCTTCCGCGGCGACGGGCCCGGGTCCGAGCCGGAGGTCGACAACATCCGTCGCCTGGTCTCCGAGCGCCAGGTCACCAACCTGATCACCAACCACACCTACGGCAACCTGGTGCTGCGACCGCCGTCGATCCGCTCGACCGGCCTCTCCCCCGACGAGCCGGCCTACCGCGCACTCGGCGAGGACATGACCGACGCCAACGGCTACGCCAACTGGGCCTCGTTCCAGCTCTACGACACCTCCGGCTCCACCGAGGACTGGAGCTACTGGAACACCGGCGGGCTCGGTTTCACCTTCGAGATCGGACCCGATGAGTTCCATCCACCGTTCCAGCAGGGCGTGGTCAACGAGTACCTCGGCCTGGCACCGTCCGCAGGCGCGGGCTACGGCGGCAACCGCGAGGCCTACTACGTGATGGCCGAGGCCACGGTGAACGCCGGACTGCACTCCACCATCGTCGGCAGCACCCGTCCGAACCGGAAGCTGACCGTGAGCAAGTCGTTCATCACGGCCACCTCGCCGGTGATCCAGACCGACGGATCGACCGGCGCACCACGCTACTACCGAGACAACCTCGCCTCGAGCTACGAGACGAAGGGCGGACAGTTCCGCTGGGCGGTGAACCCGTCCACCCGGCCTCTGGTGGTGGGACGTTACGGCCGTGACCCGCAGGGTCCCCCGCAGCCGAGCCAGGCACTCGTCAACCCGGCGGGCACCCCGGCAGAGGGCACGTACGAGACCGCGACCTTCACCGTGGCCGGGCAGCCGTCCTACGACAACGGGACCGCCACGGTCGTGATCGACTGGCCTGACGCCCAGGTGGACTGGGACGTCGAGATCTTCGACTCCCGGGGCCGGCCGGTCGCGAGCGCGGCCACGCTGGCCGACCCCGAGCAGGCGGTGCTGATCGATCCGGCGCCGGGCACCTACACGGTCCGGTTGATCAACTACGGCGGTGGCGCCACCTCGGACTGGACCGGGCGGGTCGACTACGCGTCCCCCACCCCCGGCACCTACTCCGGGCTCAAGGAGGCGTGGAACCTCACCTGCAGCAACCGCAACGGTCGCGTGCTCTCCACCCGGGAGGTCGTCGTCGACCGCGGTGAGACCGTCCGCGTCGGGGACCCCTGCACGAGGAAGGGCCGCTAG
- a CDS encoding SDR family oxidoreductase — MIGMDLGMHDARALVLGSTSGLGHAVAAALVAEGASVAVSGRDSSRADAAAAAMGATASVAVDLSVPGAGQRVVAEAVAKLGGLDICVVNTGGGTPGGLVGTTDEDTLAAYHSMLRPTLEIARAAAPHLATSGRGRLVFLTARSVLEATPDLALSSVMRSGVTAAARSLAIELAPDVLVTVVGTGQFETQALARFEAHRAETEGLPVEEIRRDHVSGIPLGRVGAPSELADVVAFLCSSRASFVTGCVVRVDGGAVRGF; from the coding sequence ATGATCGGCATGGACCTGGGTATGCACGATGCGAGGGCACTGGTGCTGGGCTCGACGTCCGGCCTGGGGCACGCAGTGGCCGCGGCGCTCGTGGCCGAGGGCGCCTCCGTGGCGGTGTCGGGCCGGGACTCCTCCCGGGCCGACGCCGCTGCGGCGGCCATGGGAGCGACGGCCTCCGTCGCGGTTGACCTCTCGGTGCCGGGGGCCGGTCAGCGGGTGGTGGCCGAGGCCGTTGCGAAGCTGGGCGGTCTCGACATCTGCGTGGTGAACACCGGGGGCGGCACACCCGGCGGGCTGGTCGGGACCACCGACGAGGACACCCTGGCCGCGTATCACTCGATGCTTCGGCCGACCCTGGAGATCGCTCGCGCAGCGGCTCCGCACCTCGCCACGTCGGGACGAGGGCGGCTGGTGTTCCTGACGGCGCGATCCGTCCTCGAGGCGACACCCGACCTGGCATTGTCCTCCGTCATGCGCAGCGGCGTCACCGCCGCAGCCCGCTCTCTCGCGATCGAGCTCGCGCCAGACGTGCTCGTGACCGTCGTCGGCACCGGCCAGTTCGAGACCCAAGCGCTGGCGCGCTTCGAGGCGCACCGCGCGGAGACCGAAGGACTCCCGGTCGAGGAGATCCGCCGCGACCACGTGAGCGGCATCCCCCTCGGCCGGGTCGGCGCGCCCAGCGAGCTCGCCGATGTCGTAGCATTCCTCTGCTCCAGCCGCGCGTCGTTCGTGACAGGCTGTGTCGTGCGGGTCGACGGAGGCGCGGTCCGGGGCTTCTGA